The sequence below is a genomic window from Paenibacillus sp. DCT19.
TCAGCAAATTACACCACGTATGTTATTGAATCATTCTTCCGGGCTTCTTGGGACGTCGAGCAATAGTGCCATCTTATTTGGAGACAACGATACGTATGCACATGACACTTTACTGGAACAACTAGCTAACCAAAACCTGAAGGCAGATCCTGGCGCCTATTCCGTGTATAGTAACGATGGTTTTACATTAGCTGAAATTCTGGTGGAGAGGGTTAGCGGTATGAGTTTTACTACTTTCATGCATCGTTACATCACCGAGCCACTGGATATGAATAATACTCAAACGCCTCAAGACCGGGTGGATCTAAGTCAAATGGCAGCAACCTATTCTGCCACGAATGCGAAACAACAACTTCCATTAGAGACCACGAATATGATCGCTTCAGGAGGTATCTACTCGACTGCGGAGGATCTAGTGAAATTTTCGAGAATTTTCACAGGACAAGTCGAAGGTATTCTCTCACGTGAATCTGTAGATGCGATGGAACAAGAAGAATACAAGAGCGGTATATGGCCAGAAGAAAGCGATTCGTCCATTGCCTATGGACTAGGTTGGGACAGTGTTAATCTGTTTCCGTTCAACGATTATGGGATCAAGGCAGTTACCAAAGGCGGTAATACCATAACGTACCATTCATCGTTAATTGTGCTTCCCGAATTCAATATGGCAGCAGCTGTAACGTCCTCGGGGGCACGAGCACAACAGATCAACTCCTTGCAACTGAACTGTTACTGGGCGCGCTGGAAGAGAAAAATATCATTCCAGAGCGAAAGCCCGAAAAATCGTTCTCTACACCTGTAACAGCAGCGATGCCAAAGGAGTTGTTGAGTCATACAGGTATATATGGCGGCGGAGCCAATTTGGTAATGAAGTTGGATGTGAAGGATAACGGACAATTAACAGTGTCCACTCCATCTGCTCCAACCAATTCAGATCAGAGATATACGTACACTGCTGATGGTTCTTTTGTTAATGACGAGGGAACGGAGAAATTGCAGTTCGTTAATGAGGACAATGGAAAAGTTTATCTATGGTCACGCTCATATAAGTCCGTACCTGGTCTTGGTCAGATTGCTTCTTCCGAATACAAGGCTGAAAAGTTAGAGACAAATGAATTGCCTAACGATGTGGCAGCTGCTTGGCAGAAGCGAGAAGGCAACACATATTACTTGGTAAATGAGAAGCATACATCAACACTGTATAACATTGCTCTTCCGGTTATCCCCATTCACACCTTTAACGAATGGCCAGGATATATCTATACGAACAAAATTATCGGAGCAAACGAAGCAATGAACCAACTCCAAATTCCTGGCTTAGCCGGTCGTGACACGATGAATTTTGAATTCTATCAGGAAGATGGGGTTGAATACGTTACGGCAGGAGGAAACGTCTATGCCAGTCAAGAGGTTGTGAGACCGATCTATTCGGGACATCAATCAAAGACAACCATTCAAGCCAATGGAAACGCCACTTGGTTTACGGTACCAGCCTCAGCTGCAGGTAAAACGATGACGGTTCAAATGCCTTCAAATGGTGCATTTGCTTTATACAACGAGGCAGGTATAGGGTTGAATCACACGGTGGTTAGCGGTCAGAATGAAGTTGTGTTGCCAGAAAACGGTAGCATTGTGTTTGCCGGTGAGCCGGGTTCGACGTTTGAAATCTCACTGAGAAAGTAACATTGGTACCAGTTTTGATGATCAACCAATATAAGCCTACAGAAAGTCGCGTAAACGCGGCTTTTTTGTGTTCTTGTTTTGCTAAAGCATCCCAGGTTAGAAGATGTTGATCGAAAGATTATGAAATATTTAAGAATGTTTAAAATTTGAATTGTATTTGCTCCATTCAGTGCACTACAATGTGTAGTATGGAACTATTCAAAATGTTATATATCAGGAGGTTCATATATGTTAATTTCCATACTAAGCATTCTCATCATTGTTTTTCTATCCGGATATATCATATTGAACACGTATAAACGCAAAGAGAACCTCAATGGTATGCCTGGCATGATGATTGCCATGAGTATAGGCATGATGGCTAGTCTTGCTCTAGGGTTTCAGTTAGGCGTAGTGTTCAATCACGATCTGGCGGTGCCTTCCATGATCGCTATTTTATTTGGATTGGGGACGGGGTATTTTGCAGGAAAGCCCATCAGTGTGCTCGCTTCGTTGGATGGCATGTTAGCCGGGATTATGGGTGGAATGATGGGAGCCATGCTCGGCTCTATGCTTGGTTTCAGTTATATCATGGTACTGTTCGTTGATATTTTGTTTATCCTTATCTTCTGCGTTGTTCTTCAAATTATAGGTTCAGATGCAGCTGAGACGAAAGCACCCAAAAGGGACGGAATAAGTGTAGCGTTTATTGCAGGTATAGTCACTGTTGCGTTCGGCATCGTCTCGGTTGGCGTACTCCTGTTAAATCAATATCAAGATAGCCGAAACCCTACCGTTCATGCACCGACAAAAGAACAAACTTCTGTTCAACAAAATGTGAGCTATGACGTTATTCCAATTGATATACAATCCAACGGTTTTAGTCAAAATAACATCGTTGTACAAGCAGGTGTGCCAACCCAGATTAACTTTATTAAACACTCCGGCTACACTTGTATTAAGAGTATTGAATCCGCGGATCTAGGGTTTGATGTGTATCTTGAGAAGGGTGACAATTATATTACGTTAAAGGATTTGAAACCTGGCACGTATCATTTTAATTGTGGCATGTATATGTACTATGGAACCATCACCGTTGTATAAAGCGACCAATCATTGCATCTGCAAAACTCAGCCTCAAAAGTAAACTGAAACACCTGATCTCAGGTATGGTGATCAACCAATATGATTCCTACAGAAAGTCGCGGAAACGCGGCTTTTTTTGCTGCATGGCTGCCATCATCTCAGATATTGCTTACGGAATTGCAGTGGGGAGATTCCCATCTTACGTTTGAAACACGCGGAGAAGTAAGGGGAGTAGCGAAAACCAACTTCTTCGGCAACACGTTCAATAGACCAATCGGTGGTCACCAGCAAACGTCTAGCACGATCGAGCCGTATCTCCTGCAAATAGTCCGAGGGGGTGCAACCGTACCTGGCTTTCATGCATCGTACAATATAATTGGGGTGAAAATGTAAGGCTTCTGCAAGCAGCTCATTGGTAACTTTGTTCTGATAATGAGCCTGAATGTAGGTAGCCGCGCGTTCTGCTAAACGGGTTGCAACCGATTCGGTTTCTCTTGAGCCACTCTCTTCAAGTATGCTTAGTAGGTTGCCTAGCAGTTGCTGCTCTCTCCAAAATGTAGCGTTCGTTGGTAAAGTCAGCAGTTGCTCAACTATGTCGTACACAGCCTGAGGATCTGGGAGACGTAGGTACTTAGGCAGTCGAAGCATGTAGGAATTATCGAAAGGGCGTGACGAATACAGCGCAGGACTAAGACTTGTGTCATCTGTTGCCAGGGTGCACTGCCTTGCTTCGTGCTCAAAATGAATCCAGTAAAATAACGTATCTTCGGTGCAGGGTTGAAACGAATAATGTTCGCCATCTGGCAAGAGCAGCAGCATATCCCCACTCAACAAGCGCCACTCTGAACCGTTCTCACCCATGAATAAACCACCTTCAGCAACGATGAGTAGATCGTAGATGCCAAGCTTGCTTCGATGAGGATGATGATCTCCAGTGCTGTATTCTGTACGACCTGCGCCTAGGAAATAAGGGATTGGTGGCAGTTCAAGTTCAATCATGGTGTTATCGCTCAGATGAAACACTCCTTATGTTGTGTTATTTTTTATAGAAAAAGGTTCATTCCGTTCCTATTAAGCTCATTCTATCAAGAATATAATGGAGGACATGGAGAGTCAATTACTATAGGAGGCATGACGAAGTGAATACAACAAATGTACGCATCGAGGACAAATTCTGGGAAGACTATTCTGCATTAGTAAGAGATACGGTCATCCCGTATCAATGGCAAGCATTAAACGACCGTGTAGAAGGAGCGGAGCCTAGTTATGCTATTCGGAATTTCCGCATCGCCGCTGGACTTGAAGAGGGAGAATTCGGAGGATGGGTGTTCCAGGATAGTGATCTATATAAATGGTTGGAAGCGGTTGCTTACACACTTCGCTCTCAGCCTGACCCGGAATTAGAGAACATCGCAGATGAAGCGATTGAACTAATCGGCCAAGCTCAACGAGAAGACGGATATGTGAATACGTATTTCACGATTAAGGAACCAGGTAGAGAATGGACGAATTTATATGAAGCTCACGAACTCTATTGCGCAGGACACCTGATTGAAGCCGCTGTAGCCTATGCCGAAGCAACGGGCAAACGTCGATTGTTAGATATTGCATGCCGCTTCGCTGATCTGATCGATCATTTGTTTGGGGTGGATGCTGGTCAGAAGCAGGGGTATTGCGGGCACCAGGAAATTGAGCTTGCGTTGGTCAAGTTGTACTATGCAACGGGAGAGCAACGTTATCTGAAGCTCAGTCGTTATTTCATTGATCAACGTGGCAGTCTTCCAAGTTATTTTGAGGAAGAATGGGAGCGACGCGGTAGAAAAGGTCACTGGTCAGATAGTAAACCTAATCTGGAGATGTACCAGTCCCATCTGC
It includes:
- a CDS encoding cupredoxin domain-containing protein, whose translation is MLISILSILIIVFLSGYIILNTYKRKENLNGMPGMMIAMSIGMMASLALGFQLGVVFNHDLAVPSMIAILFGLGTGYFAGKPISVLASLDGMLAGIMGGMMGAMLGSMLGFSYIMVLFVDILFILIFCVVLQIIGSDAAETKAPKRDGISVAFIAGIVTVAFGIVSVGVLLLNQYQDSRNPTVHAPTKEQTSVQQNVSYDVIPIDIQSNGFSQNNIVVQAGVPTQINFIKHSGYTCIKSIESADLGFDVYLEKGDNYITLKDLKPGTYHFNCGMYMYYGTITVV
- a CDS encoding AraC family transcriptional regulator; the encoded protein is MIELELPPIPYFLGAGRTEYSTGDHHPHRSKLGIYDLLIVAEGGLFMGENGSEWRLLSGDMLLLLPDGEHYSFQPCTEDTLFYWIHFEHEARQCTLATDDTSLSPALYSSRPFDNSYMLRLPKYLRLPDPQAVYDIVEQLLTLPTNATFWREQQLLGNLLSILEESGSRETESVATRLAERAATYIQAHYQNKVTNELLAEALHFHPNYIVRCMKARYGCTPSDYLQEIRLDRARRLLVTTDWSIERVAEEVGFRYSPYFSACFKRKMGISPLQFRKQYLR